Proteins found in one Brevibacillus brevis genomic segment:
- a CDS encoding DUF2199 domain-containing protein encodes MKCPHCHNELNELPFCYGIEAPHYFYMVPEEKRTELIRDFCVIDEQHFFIRGHIEIPIIDSHEKFIWSVWVSLSEENFLRSNELLHVEGRESEEPYFGWLSTELSIYPETTLSLKTWVHTQKVGVVPFIELEQTNHPLAVEQREGITMERVKEIAHFINHTE; translated from the coding sequence ATGAAATGCCCTCATTGTCACAACGAATTAAATGAACTGCCTTTCTGTTATGGAATAGAAGCGCCACATTATTTTTACATGGTACCAGAAGAGAAACGAACAGAATTAATCAGAGACTTTTGTGTAATTGATGAACAGCATTTCTTTATTAGAGGACATATTGAAATACCAATAATAGATAGTCATGAGAAATTTATATGGAGTGTTTGGGTTTCTCTTAGTGAAGAAAACTTTTTGAGATCGAATGAATTGCTGCACGTAGAAGGAAGAGAAAGTGAAGAACCGTATTTTGGCTGGTTATCGACTGAACTTTCCATCTATCCAGAAACCACCCTATCCTTAAAGACATGGGTACATACACAAAAAGTTGGTGTGGTACCCTTCATAGAATTAGAACAAACGAATCATCCACTTGCGGTTGAACAAAGAGAAGGAATTACAATGGAGAGAGTGAAAGAAATTGCTCATTTCATCAATCATACCGAGTAA
- a CDS encoding FdhF/YdeP family oxidoreductase, translating into MGKTKHGGPIKLDTSWKPSLWASLMPMGLGKIKPHHIRDTMKVAYDNRDNLGYAYRILTQGVCDGCALGVSGLYDQTLTGPHLCTTRLNVLRLNTMPAMDAKWFEDVNALRKLSSAELRKLGRIPYPLSRKPGENKFTRISWDEALNRIARKIKNISPKQLAFFLTARGITNEVYYTAAKMARFLGTNNIDNASRICHSPSKTALKRSVGIGASSCNYQDWIGTDVLVFWGSVPGNNQPVSTKYMYAAKKAGTKIILINPYREPAMEKYWIPSVPDSALFGTKIADDFYQVNIGGDIAFMNGVMKIWFEMEEAKPGSAINHEFIKEHANGIEELRKHVMNESWDKIVESSGLSRERIKEFAELLANSKNGVFVWSMGLTQHKFGTDNISQVANLAILRGFLGRKHTGLMPIRGHSGVQGSGEMGADPFSLPGGDFEEKSWNRIEKIWNFPIPKWQGDIVGISLENAVLPDGHERKTRLFYTSGGNFLETMPDPDFMQKCLESIEVRVHQDIIFNTSTLVDAKEEVIILPAMTRYEQPGGGTSTSTERMVYFSAEVEGPRIEEARSEWEIYVDLAARVNPEKKHLMHFSSAAEIRAEIALANPNYDGIQHLKNRGDVFQWGGAWLCEGGVCPTPDGRANLIPIEIPDLNKPEGHFYVTTRRGKQFNSMIYSKKDPFNNADRYDILINAEDAKELRIAEGENIVVYNKYGTFQGRAKFEDTRRGNIQVHWPEGNVLIPKGVYEIYAGIPEYNTAVKVEKADTFHANKDLKYVEREVEDLEVNVG; encoded by the coding sequence ATGGGCAAGACCAAGCATGGCGGACCAATTAAGCTGGATACTTCGTGGAAGCCTTCCTTATGGGCTTCACTGATGCCGATGGGGCTCGGGAAAATCAAGCCGCATCACATTCGGGATACGATGAAGGTGGCCTATGACAATCGCGATAATTTGGGTTATGCCTATCGCATTTTGACCCAAGGGGTATGTGATGGCTGCGCTCTCGGCGTATCCGGCCTCTACGATCAGACGTTGACTGGTCCGCATTTGTGCACCACGCGACTGAACGTCCTGCGTCTCAATACCATGCCTGCCATGGATGCCAAATGGTTTGAGGATGTAAATGCGCTGCGTAAGCTATCCAGCGCAGAATTGCGCAAGCTGGGAAGAATTCCGTATCCGCTTTCAAGAAAACCAGGCGAAAACAAGTTCACCCGCATTAGTTGGGATGAAGCGTTAAACCGCATCGCGAGAAAAATCAAAAACATCAGCCCGAAACAGCTGGCCTTTTTCTTGACCGCTCGTGGGATTACCAACGAGGTATACTACACAGCAGCTAAAATGGCTCGTTTCCTCGGAACCAACAACATCGACAACGCATCACGTATTTGTCACTCGCCGAGTAAGACAGCACTGAAGCGGTCGGTTGGGATTGGTGCATCGAGCTGTAACTATCAGGATTGGATCGGTACCGATGTGCTCGTATTCTGGGGCTCTGTACCAGGCAACAACCAGCCTGTATCAACGAAATACATGTATGCTGCGAAAAAAGCAGGAACGAAAATTATCCTGATCAACCCGTACAGAGAGCCAGCGATGGAGAAGTACTGGATTCCATCTGTACCGGATAGTGCTTTGTTCGGGACGAAGATTGCGGACGATTTCTACCAAGTGAACATTGGCGGCGACATCGCATTCATGAACGGTGTGATGAAGATTTGGTTCGAGATGGAGGAAGCCAAGCCAGGTTCTGCGATCAATCATGAATTCATCAAGGAGCACGCGAACGGAATCGAGGAGCTGCGCAAGCATGTGATGAATGAATCGTGGGATAAGATCGTAGAATCCTCCGGTCTCAGCCGCGAGCGTATCAAAGAATTCGCAGAACTGCTCGCCAACTCCAAAAATGGTGTATTCGTATGGAGTATGGGTCTGACCCAGCACAAATTCGGTACGGACAATATTTCTCAAGTAGCCAATCTGGCCATCCTTCGTGGATTCTTGGGTCGCAAGCACACTGGTCTCATGCCGATTCGCGGACACTCCGGCGTACAAGGCTCCGGTGAAATGGGTGCTGATCCGTTCAGCTTGCCAGGTGGAGATTTTGAAGAAAAATCCTGGAACCGCATTGAAAAGATCTGGAACTTCCCGATCCCGAAATGGCAAGGAGATATCGTCGGTATTTCTTTGGAAAATGCAGTGTTGCCGGATGGACATGAGCGTAAGACGAGATTGTTCTATACGAGTGGCGGCAACTTCCTGGAGACGATGCCAGATCCGGACTTCATGCAAAAATGCTTGGAGAGCATAGAAGTGCGTGTACATCAGGACATCATTTTCAACACATCCACGCTGGTGGATGCGAAGGAAGAAGTCATCATACTGCCAGCAATGACTCGCTACGAGCAGCCGGGTGGCGGTACATCGACAAGTACAGAGCGTATGGTTTACTTCAGTGCCGAAGTGGAAGGGCCTCGTATTGAAGAAGCTCGTTCTGAATGGGAGATTTACGTAGATCTGGCGGCACGGGTCAATCCAGAGAAAAAGCATCTGATGCACTTCTCAAGCGCAGCTGAAATTCGCGCAGAGATTGCCCTGGCGAATCCGAACTACGATGGTATCCAGCATCTGAAAAACCGTGGAGATGTTTTCCAATGGGGCGGTGCATGGTTGTGTGAAGGCGGCGTATGCCCGACACCGGATGGCCGAGCGAATCTGATTCCGATTGAGATTCCGGATTTGAACAAGCCAGAGGGACACTTCTATGTAACGACTCGTCGCGGTAAGCAGTTCAACTCGATGATTTATAGCAAGAAAGACCCGTTCAACAATGCAGACCGTTATGATATCCTGATCAATGCAGAGGATGCAAAAGAACTGCGCATTGCAGAAGGCGAAAACATCGTCGTTTACAATAAATATGGTACGTTCCAAGGACGTGCCAAATTCGAGGACACCAGACGCGGAAACATTCAAGTGCACTGGCCGGAAGGGAATGTACTTATTCCGAAGGGTGTATACGAGATATACGCAGGTATTCCTGAATACAATACAGCCGTGAAGGTTGAAAAAGCGGACACTTTCCACGCCAACAAAGATTTGAAATATGTGGAGAGAGAAGTAGAAGATTTGGAAGTAAACGTCGGCTGA
- the glp gene encoding gephyrin-like molybdotransferase Glp, which translates to MRFSRQTLSVEEAMSKLLAKLLTGRTEQVQIGEAYGRILATDLRSTYDLPHFDRSPLDGFAVRADDTVGASVDHPITLTVLETVAAGQVPTKELKKGCATRIMTGAMMPAGADAVIMFEQTYNPAEEADAVRIKREMKPGENVSRRGEEMAKETIIAKAGERINAGTLASLATFGYSQVEVFCKPRVGLISTGSELLEIDQPLAPGKIRNSNTVMLTALIAEAGGIPVSFSRLPDDLLVAKAKISECLRDVDLVISSGGVSVGDFDVIAALVDEPEVELLFNRIAIRPGSPTTAMIMEGKPFIALSGNPGACFLGFELFARAAIRRISGEAHVVQQVIKARLGVDYTKPCPYPRYLRGKLLEKDGTLHAIPDFNEKAGNLGTLKDSECFMIIPAGGSGKTAGELVDVLTHAAPTWRREG; encoded by the coding sequence ATGCGTTTTTCGCGACAAACACTCTCGGTTGAGGAAGCGATGAGCAAGCTGTTGGCTAAATTGCTAACGGGGAGAACGGAACAAGTGCAGATCGGGGAGGCATACGGGCGGATACTTGCCACTGATCTACGTTCAACATACGATTTGCCGCACTTTGACCGCTCGCCGCTGGATGGATTTGCCGTGAGAGCTGACGATACGGTTGGGGCCTCCGTTGATCACCCGATTACGCTAACAGTGCTAGAGACGGTTGCGGCCGGGCAAGTACCTACCAAAGAATTGAAAAAGGGCTGCGCGACTCGGATCATGACAGGCGCGATGATGCCTGCGGGCGCGGATGCGGTCATCATGTTTGAGCAAACGTACAACCCAGCCGAAGAGGCGGATGCTGTGCGAATCAAGCGTGAGATGAAGCCTGGGGAAAATGTATCGCGTCGCGGTGAAGAGATGGCCAAAGAAACGATCATTGCCAAGGCGGGTGAGCGGATTAACGCAGGTACTCTCGCCAGCTTGGCTACGTTTGGCTATTCGCAGGTAGAGGTGTTCTGCAAGCCGCGTGTCGGTCTGATTTCGACTGGAAGCGAGCTGTTGGAGATTGATCAGCCGCTTGCTCCAGGCAAAATTCGCAACAGTAATACGGTGATGCTGACTGCCTTGATTGCCGAGGCAGGGGGCATCCCTGTTTCGTTTTCAAGATTGCCGGATGATTTGTTGGTGGCGAAGGCGAAAATTAGTGAATGCTTGCGGGACGTGGATCTGGTCATTTCAAGCGGCGGTGTGTCCGTTGGGGATTTTGATGTGATCGCGGCTTTAGTGGATGAGCCTGAGGTGGAGCTTTTGTTCAACCGGATCGCAATACGTCCAGGAAGTCCGACGACGGCCATGATTATGGAAGGCAAGCCTTTTATTGCCCTATCAGGGAATCCGGGTGCCTGTTTTCTCGGGTTTGAATTATTTGCGCGAGCAGCCATTCGTCGCATCTCGGGAGAAGCCCACGTCGTGCAACAGGTGATTAAGGCGAGACTCGGCGTCGATTATACGAAGCCTTGTCCATACCCGCGTTATCTGCGAGGGAAGCTCCTCGAAAAAGACGGGACTTTGCACGCAATCCCTGATTTCAATGAAAAGGCAGGGAATCTGGGGACGTTGAAGGACAGCGAATGCTTTATGATCATACCAGCCGGGGGAAGCGGGAAAACAGCAGGAGAGCTGGTTGATGTTCTTACCCATGCGGCCCCAACCTGGAGAAGAGAGGGATAG
- a CDS encoding OFA family MFS transporter — MEQKVKNRWLIALAAVGIHISIGSVYAWSVFTKPITEQFGWDLPDVQFTFSIAILFLGLSAAFLGHYVEKHGPRKAGILASIFFGVGTVGAGLAIQLSSLPLLYVCYGVLGGIGLGVGYITPVSTLVKWFPDRRGLATGLAIMGFGFASMIASPIMNALIANVGIANTFYILGLIYFVVMLASAQYLAPPPKGWVPAGFSAEGTVGSKQIKKDLCQLTANEAIKTRRFYWLWLMLFINVTCGIAVISVASPMAQEMVGMSVGTAALMVGLNGLFNGGGRIGWASLSDFIGRPNTYTAFFAIQMVLFFLLPNMSNPILFMVAMFIIMTCYGGGFASIPAYIGDLFGTKQLGAIHGYILTAWAAAGLAGPIFAAWVRKTTESYTGTMSVFAGMFVVALVISLVIRLDIKKLKEEAKQREKSVELAS; from the coding sequence TTGGAACAAAAAGTGAAAAACCGCTGGCTTATCGCGTTGGCTGCGGTAGGCATCCACATCTCGATTGGGTCGGTATACGCCTGGAGTGTATTCACCAAACCAATTACCGAGCAATTCGGCTGGGACTTGCCGGATGTTCAATTTACGTTTAGCATTGCGATCTTGTTCTTGGGGCTGTCTGCTGCCTTCCTCGGTCATTATGTCGAAAAGCACGGCCCGCGTAAAGCTGGTATTCTCGCATCGATCTTTTTTGGAGTAGGAACTGTCGGGGCTGGCTTGGCGATTCAATTGAGCAGCTTGCCTCTGTTGTACGTATGTTATGGAGTGCTGGGCGGTATTGGACTTGGGGTAGGTTATATTACGCCAGTATCGACTCTGGTCAAATGGTTTCCGGATCGCCGCGGTTTAGCAACGGGTCTTGCCATTATGGGCTTTGGTTTTGCTTCCATGATTGCCAGTCCGATTATGAACGCTTTGATTGCAAATGTAGGAATCGCGAACACCTTTTATATTTTGGGCCTTATATATTTCGTTGTAATGTTGGCTTCTGCTCAATATTTGGCTCCACCTCCTAAAGGCTGGGTACCGGCTGGATTTTCCGCTGAGGGAACAGTTGGCAGCAAGCAAATCAAAAAAGATTTGTGCCAATTGACTGCCAACGAAGCGATCAAGACACGCCGTTTTTACTGGCTGTGGCTAATGCTGTTTATCAATGTGACATGTGGAATCGCCGTTATTTCGGTAGCATCGCCGATGGCGCAAGAAATGGTGGGGATGTCTGTCGGAACAGCAGCACTGATGGTAGGGCTAAACGGTTTGTTCAACGGTGGTGGGCGAATCGGCTGGGCGTCTCTGTCTGATTTCATTGGACGACCAAATACGTACACAGCTTTCTTTGCCATCCAAATGGTACTGTTCTTCCTGTTGCCGAATATGTCCAATCCGATCTTGTTCATGGTAGCGATGTTCATCATTATGACCTGTTACGGTGGTGGCTTTGCATCCATTCCGGCGTACATTGGTGACCTGTTTGGAACGAAGCAATTGGGCGCAATTCACGGTTATATTTTGACGGCATGGGCTGCTGCCGGCTTGGCAGGACCGATCTTTGCAGCATGGGTTCGCAAGACGACAGAAAGCTATACAGGAACCATGAGTGTTTTCGCAGGAATGTTCGTTGTCGCTCTGGTGATCTCGCTAGTAATCCGTCTGGATATCAAAAAACTGAAGGAAGAAGCCAAACAAAGAGAAAAGTCTGTTGAATTGGCTAGTTAA
- the fdhD gene encoding formate dehydrogenase accessory sulfurtransferase FdhD, with the protein MSDLTITTRLPVLKISADQHGWEDDEIVTEYPLTIFLNDEEFATIVCTPADLEEMVIGFLAAEGVIKSYSEIKQLTINEAQGFAYVDLHKETILSQSFYSKRRITSCCGKSRQSFYFFSDARTAKPVESTTTVTPAQCMRLMKELQASSEIHRQTGGVHNAALCTPDEVLLQYSDIGRHNALDKIYGKCLQDNISTTDKILVFSGRISSEVLLKAAKIGAGIILSKSAPTDLALQLADELKLTAVGFIRNDKMNVYTQAERILLP; encoded by the coding sequence ATGTCCGATCTAACCATCACCACCCGACTGCCCGTGTTGAAAATTTCGGCTGACCAACATGGCTGGGAAGACGACGAAATCGTCACCGAGTACCCCCTCACGATTTTTCTCAACGATGAGGAATTCGCTACAATCGTATGTACTCCGGCCGACCTGGAAGAGATGGTCATCGGTTTTCTCGCAGCCGAAGGCGTCATCAAGAGCTACTCGGAAATCAAGCAGCTTACGATTAATGAGGCCCAAGGATTTGCTTACGTTGATTTGCATAAAGAAACAATTTTGTCCCAGAGCTTTTACTCCAAACGCAGAATTACTTCCTGCTGCGGAAAAAGCAGACAGTCCTTTTACTTTTTTAGCGATGCGCGCACAGCAAAGCCTGTTGAAAGCACAACAACTGTCACCCCCGCTCAATGCATGCGCCTGATGAAGGAATTGCAAGCGTCGTCTGAGATTCACCGCCAAACAGGTGGTGTCCACAATGCAGCCCTCTGTACACCGGATGAAGTTTTGCTTCAGTACTCCGATATCGGGCGTCACAATGCGCTCGACAAAATCTATGGGAAATGCTTGCAAGATAACATTTCCACCACGGACAAAATTCTAGTATTTAGTGGACGCATCTCGTCTGAGGTGCTGCTCAAGGCTGCCAAGATTGGTGCTGGCATCATTTTGTCCAAGTCCGCTCCAACTGATCTCGCCCTTCAACTGGCAGATGAGCTGAAGCTCACCGCAGTCGGATTTATCCGCAATGACAAAATGAACGTGTATACACAAGCCGAAAGAATTCTTCTGCCTTAA
- a CDS encoding DUF2294 domain-containing protein has translation MNKFEAEFSNLVRAFRKRHMGKGPSKISTTFCKNWAICEMEGNLSPVEKFIATSEDGKQTLRAARTEMVKEIYRKHQPVDMEAFLGAKLVDLFVDIDIERDFGMSIFVFDQDIEKKMKNEP, from the coding sequence ATGAATAAGTTCGAAGCAGAATTCAGTAATTTGGTCAGGGCTTTCCGAAAGCGCCATATGGGAAAGGGACCTAGCAAGATCAGCACCACGTTCTGCAAGAACTGGGCGATCTGCGAGATGGAAGGCAACCTTTCTCCGGTGGAAAAGTTCATCGCCACTTCGGAAGACGGAAAGCAGACATTACGAGCTGCCCGAACCGAAATGGTCAAAGAGATCTATCGGAAACACCAGCCAGTTGACATGGAAGCGTTTCTTGGAGCAAAACTCGTTGATCTATTCGTTGATATTGACATCGAACGGGATTTTGGAATGTCGATTTTTGTTTTTGATCAAGACATCGAAAAGAAAATGAAAAACGAACCGTAA
- a CDS encoding pyridoxamine 5'-phosphate oxidase family protein yields MDGVRYKIREVLDKSKIETFLQQARIGHLGMVDGHLPYVVPLNFVWTNGKLYFHGATGGRRNQVMDANPEVCFTVCEEYGTITDPVPAKTDTAYMSVMIFGKAQPIVDLDEATYMLQEMMNKYVPGYYNRPLPKQHVDKYRSAVFGGPVQVYRIDPQHITAKENPIEEEKMFKPGKNV; encoded by the coding sequence ATGGATGGAGTGCGTTACAAAATAAGAGAAGTATTAGATAAGAGCAAGATTGAGACATTTTTGCAGCAAGCTAGAATCGGGCATCTTGGAATGGTCGATGGTCATCTGCCGTATGTAGTTCCGCTCAATTTTGTTTGGACAAATGGGAAGCTTTATTTCCATGGTGCCACCGGCGGGAGAAGAAATCAGGTTATGGATGCTAATCCAGAGGTCTGTTTTACGGTTTGCGAAGAATATGGAACGATTACTGATCCGGTGCCAGCTAAGACGGACACAGCGTATATGAGTGTAATGATTTTTGGCAAGGCACAGCCTATCGTTGATCTGGATGAAGCTACATACATGCTGCAAGAAATGATGAATAAGTATGTGCCAGGCTACTATAATCGGCCTTTACCCAAGCAGCACGTAGACAAATACCGTTCAGCAGTATTCGGTGGTCCGGTTCAGGTGTACCGGATAGATCCACAGCATATCACTGCGAAAGAAAACCCAATAGAAGAAGAAAAAATGTTCAAACCTGGTAAAAACGTATAA
- the mobB gene encoding molybdopterin-guanine dinucleotide biosynthesis protein B yields the protein MVKPPCVLQMVGYSNSGKTTLLTKLIPILEKAGIRVGVIKHDGGHDFEWDQPGKDTWRYREAGASLVAITSKTKTAIVEQKPQELSVLIQRLADAGAQLVLVEGFKREGYPKLVLLRRPEDEELLSIVTHLVGIVGWSEKPQPGLPFFDINDIDNIANFVRERVSVWRCQN from the coding sequence ATGGTCAAGCCACCTTGTGTTTTGCAGATGGTCGGTTATTCAAACAGTGGCAAGACGACGCTGCTCACTAAGCTCATTCCGATTCTCGAAAAGGCTGGGATAAGAGTTGGGGTCATCAAGCATGATGGCGGACACGATTTTGAGTGGGATCAACCTGGGAAGGACACTTGGCGTTATCGTGAAGCCGGGGCCTCGCTAGTGGCTATCACATCCAAAACGAAAACGGCCATCGTGGAGCAAAAGCCGCAAGAGCTGTCCGTCCTGATCCAGCGTCTGGCAGATGCCGGGGCCCAGCTCGTTTTAGTCGAAGGCTTCAAGCGTGAAGGCTATCCAAAGCTCGTCCTGCTTCGCAGGCCAGAAGATGAAGAGCTCTTATCTATCGTTACGCATCTGGTAGGGATCGTAGGTTGGTCGGAAAAGCCTCAGCCGGGGTTGCCCTTTTTCGATATTAATGACATAGACAACATAGCCAATTTTGTAAGGGAACGGGTTTCCGTTTGGCGTTGTCAAAACTGA